One stretch of Cyanobium sp. Tous-M-B4 DNA includes these proteins:
- a CDS encoding efflux RND transporter permease subunit: protein MFERLLNATLRFSIARRWLFVAAAVVISLWGVLAVGQMPLDVFPPFAPPQVDVQTSVDGLSPEEVEMRITLPIESALNGIPGVETVRSSSKAGLSMVQVVFNQSADIYRARQSVAERVQQVSPQLPVNAGAPELSPLVSPLGTILQVAFTLKGDGATSLLDLQQLVLRSYRQSILAVPGVAQVTIYGGDEQQFQVLLDPQELQVQNVSLQAVMEGVGAAMATSPGGFLIGGGQERLIRPMAQITQVSELADTAVRNEQGQPVLLSTLAEVKRGAALKRGDASFNGKPAVVLMVTKQPDVDTPTVTRAVDRRLGELNRTLPADVLIQTTFRQSNFIDSAIRNVSESLLQGVVIVSVVIVLFLMNLRAAVISLSAIPLSLLIGLMLMKSLGLGINTMTLGGLVVAIGSVVDDSIVDMENCYRGLRSNQASGSPKAPLQVVFDTSVEVRQPVLFSTVIIAVVFAPIFSLTGVEGRIFAPMGLAYLLSIGASTLVAVTLSPALCAILLAPVQLPAENTWLATQAERLYRPILDQALNSPRRVLAIALALVVASALVLPALGRVFLPEFREKSLVNSMVLYPGVSLDMTNRAGLALTRSLQNNPLFEWVQVRTGRAPGDADGAGVNLAHVDVELSDQAMANRPAAIAALRQAFLRLPGVAPNIGGFISHRMDEVLSGVRSAIAIKIYGTDLAELRRIGEAVENAIKPVAGVVDLQLEPQLPIPQVQIHYDRPLAAALGLTVEELSQAVEVALNGKVVGHVVEGGVRSDVLVQLQENARQNLEAIRSVPVAFSNGMTVPLGSVAWIEEGLGSNVVNREDVSRLIVVSANVSGRPLGTVVKDIQRTISRDVRLPQGYTIRYSGQFESEERATASLVFYSLVAAVVITVLMVVSVKSLPATAAIMLNLPLALIGGVVAVLLTGGVLSIASLIGFITLFGIAVRNGLLLVDNYNRRHGAGQPLTEVIREGSLERLNAILMTALSSALGALPLALAFGAGNEILQPLAVVVLGGLITSTVLTLLVIPALYARFGHWLLPPVSAPTPALAPFQP, encoded by the coding sequence ATGTTTGAGCGGCTGCTTAACGCCACCCTGCGCTTTTCGATCGCCCGCCGCTGGTTGTTCGTTGCCGCTGCGGTCGTCATCAGCCTCTGGGGTGTGTTGGCCGTGGGTCAGATGCCGCTGGATGTTTTCCCGCCGTTTGCCCCGCCCCAGGTGGATGTGCAGACCAGCGTCGACGGTCTCTCACCGGAGGAGGTGGAGATGCGGATAACGTTGCCGATCGAATCGGCCCTGAACGGTATACCCGGGGTGGAGACCGTGCGCTCTTCCTCCAAGGCGGGTTTGTCGATGGTGCAGGTGGTGTTTAACCAAAGCGCCGATATCTATCGCGCCCGCCAATCGGTGGCGGAGCGGGTGCAGCAGGTGAGCCCCCAGCTGCCGGTCAATGCCGGTGCTCCCGAACTCTCACCGCTGGTCTCACCACTCGGCACAATCCTGCAGGTGGCTTTCACGCTGAAAGGCGATGGAGCCACCTCGCTGCTGGATCTGCAGCAGCTGGTGTTGCGCTCCTACCGCCAATCGATCCTGGCGGTGCCGGGCGTGGCCCAGGTCACGATCTACGGCGGCGATGAACAGCAGTTTCAGGTGCTGCTGGATCCGCAGGAGCTGCAGGTGCAGAACGTCTCGCTGCAAGCGGTGATGGAGGGTGTGGGCGCCGCCATGGCCACCAGCCCCGGTGGCTTTCTGATCGGTGGTGGCCAGGAGCGTCTGATTCGCCCCATGGCCCAGATCACGCAGGTGAGCGAACTGGCCGATACCGCGGTGCGCAATGAGCAGGGGCAACCGGTGCTGCTATCAACCCTGGCCGAGGTGAAGCGCGGCGCGGCGCTCAAGCGCGGTGACGCCAGCTTCAACGGCAAGCCGGCGGTGGTGCTGATGGTGACTAAACAGCCCGATGTCGACACCCCCACGGTGACGCGAGCGGTGGATCGGCGCTTGGGCGAACTCAACCGCACCCTGCCGGCGGATGTGCTGATTCAGACCACATTCCGCCAGAGCAACTTCATCGACAGCGCCATTCGCAATGTGAGCGAGTCGTTGCTGCAGGGGGTGGTGATCGTGTCGGTGGTGATCGTGCTGTTCTTGATGAACTTGCGAGCCGCCGTGATCAGCCTCAGCGCCATTCCCCTGTCTCTGCTGATCGGCCTGATGCTGATGAAGTCCCTAGGCCTCGGCATCAACACCATGACCCTGGGCGGGCTTGTGGTGGCTATCGGCTCGGTGGTCGATGACTCGATCGTGGATATGGAGAATTGCTACCGGGGCTTGCGCAGCAACCAGGCCAGCGGCTCTCCCAAAGCGCCGCTGCAGGTGGTGTTTGACACCTCGGTGGAGGTGCGCCAACCGGTGCTGTTTTCCACCGTGATCATCGCGGTGGTGTTTGCGCCGATCTTCTCGCTCACCGGCGTGGAAGGGCGCATCTTTGCGCCGATGGGGTTGGCCTATTTGTTGTCGATCGGCGCCTCGACGCTGGTGGCGGTGACCCTCTCGCCGGCCCTCTGCGCCATCCTGCTGGCGCCCGTGCAGCTGCCGGCAGAAAACACCTGGCTGGCCACTCAGGCCGAGCGGCTCTACCGCCCGATCCTCGATCAGGCGTTGAACTCACCCCGGCGGGTGCTGGCCATCGCCCTGGCCCTGGTGGTGGCCAGCGCCTTAGTGCTCCCGGCTCTAGGGCGGGTGTTTCTGCCGGAATTCCGCGAGAAATCACTGGTGAATTCCATGGTTCTCTATCCGGGGGTCTCATTGGACATGACCAACCGGGCTGGCCTGGCCCTCACCCGTTCGCTGCAGAACAATCCCCTCTTTGAGTGGGTGCAGGTGCGCACGGGCCGGGCTCCCGGCGATGCCGATGGGGCTGGCGTGAACTTGGCCCACGTGGATGTGGAACTGAGCGACCAGGCGATGGCCAATCGGCCCGCTGCCATTGCTGCACTGCGTCAGGCCTTTTTGCGGCTGCCCGGCGTGGCCCCCAACATCGGCGGCTTCATCTCGCACCGCATGGATGAGGTGCTCTCCGGGGTGCGCAGTGCCATCGCCATCAAGATCTACGGCACCGACCTGGCCGAGCTGCGCCGCATCGGCGAAGCCGTGGAAAATGCGATCAAGCCGGTCGCAGGAGTGGTGGATTTGCAGCTGGAGCCCCAGCTGCCCATCCCCCAGGTGCAGATCCACTACGACCGTCCGCTGGCGGCAGCCCTGGGCCTGACGGTGGAGGAGCTGTCCCAGGCGGTGGAGGTTGCTCTCAACGGCAAGGTGGTCGGCCACGTGGTGGAAGGCGGGGTGCGCAGCGATGTGCTGGTGCAGCTGCAGGAGAACGCCCGACAGAACCTCGAGGCGATCCGATCGGTGCCGGTGGCCTTCAGCAACGGCATGACCGTGCCGCTGGGAAGCGTCGCCTGGATCGAGGAAGGCCTGGGCTCCAATGTCGTCAACCGGGAAGACGTCTCCCGCTTGATCGTGGTGTCCGCCAACGTCAGCGGCCGCCCGCTTGGCACGGTCGTCAAGGACATCCAGCGCACGATTTCACGGGACGTGCGTCTGCCCCAGGGGTACACGATTCGCTACAGCGGTCAGTTCGAGTCGGAGGAACGGGCCACCGCGAGCCTTGTCTTCTACAGCCTGGTGGCCGCCGTGGTCATAACTGTGCTGATGGTGGTCTCGGTGAAATCGCTGCCGGCCACCGCAGCGATCATGCTCAACCTGCCCCTGGCCCTGATCGGCGGGGTGGTGGCGGTGTTGCTCACCGGCGGCGTGCTCTCGATCGCCTCGCTGATCGGCTTCATCACCCTGTTCGGCATCGCCGTGCGCAACGGCCTGCTGCTGGTGGACAACTACAACCGCCGCCACGGCGCAGGTCAGCCCCTTACTGAGGTGATCCGCGAGGGCAGCCTCGAGCGCCTG